TGGTCACAACCCTTCAGCGGTGGACCTCAGCTCCTATTATCGCCAGCACCCCCAAGAACTGGTCCGACGCCAAGGATCCCTCAAGAAAGGCTGAGGCCGGCCTCTGGCGTCAGAGCTTGCCTTCCTTGGCCTTCTTCTGCAGGCGCTTGGAACGTTCTTTGGTGGTGAAACCCGTTGCCCTCTCCATGAATTCGTTGTACTTCTGATTGGACTGCTTCATGGCGTCCAAGCTTGCTCCCTTGTCCGAGGTGCTGGCGACCGATAGGATGCTCTTGCTGATGAGCTTGACCTCGAACCTGCTAGTAGCACCGAAGGAGGTCACATAGGCTCCGTTCTCCTCGGTGACCTTGCCGAAGATATCCTTCATCAGGTTCTTCAGTCCGTCCCCTTCCAATGCGGCACCCTTGCCCTTCTTGATATCGAATTCCATGTGATTATCCTCCTAATCGAACTCCAGCTCATCGCTGAGGTATCTGTCAACGTCCACGCTCGTGCCCAACGCATCCTGAAGGTCCATCAGCGCCAACCAGTGCTGGCGGCAACCGCATTCCGGCACTTCAAGGTGGTCTAGGTCCTGGCTGAAGGAAAAGTGTTGGACCGCATCAAGTATCTTTCTGTCACAACGGTCGCAATTGTGAACACCCCTGACGGTCCCTCCCCCGGACGGGGAGGAAATGAGGCGGGTATCGGTCATCCTACGACCCATCCTCAGTACCTCTACGAGGGACCACGCCCATGGGGGACGGTAACTGCCTTTCCTCCATAGGGCGTCCACCACCGTGTCCCTCTGAACATTGACCGGGTTGATGCTCACGCTCTCCGACAGCGGGGCAGCGTAGGCGATCGAGGCGATGGTGTCCTCCACTGCCGCCCTTTCGGTGAGGTACGGAGGTTTCAGCAGCAGGTAGGTCCTCAGGGGAAGCCTTGCCTCACGGAGGACGTTGGCGGCGGCGGTGTAATCCTTCACCGTGAAGCCCTTGCGGACGCACTTCCTAAGGACCTCCTCGTTCGCTGACTCCAGCCCAATGGCCACGGCCGCCCGGGGGTCCACGCCCTGCAAGTTCTCCTCCGTGATGAACTCTGGACGGCTCTCTACCAGCACCCTATCCGCGCCCTGAAAGGTGGAGAAGATCTCACCCCTTATGTCCAAGGGCACCTCCCGAGGATCAAGGAACGACCCAGATGTGTAGATCTTCACCATCTTCTCTCCCTTGTACCGTTGTGAGGCCTGGGCCAGTTGTGAGCGGAGATGCTGGGATGTGACCTGCCGGGAGCTGGCGGAGTTGTACCCGCACATCAGGCAACCCTTCTGCCACGACCACCAGCAACCTGTCGTTCTCAAGATCGCCACGAAGGCGTCCACTCTTTCACCATCGATGACATCCTGTTCCTTCCAGATGCTCACCGGACTTTGCAGGTCTTCCAAGCTCAAACGTGCCATCTCACAACGTCCTTGATGGACATCGCCTCCTTGATAATTACCTTTGCCTGAGGTCCCATCTTGGAAAGGAACTGAGGGATCCAGCCATGGTGAACGGTGCATCGGTGAAGCATAAGGCTGGATGCTGAGTTACATGCCGACACCACATCGCCCCTTCTCTGGATGCGGAAAGGATACGCCGCCTACATACCCTCACATCAGGCCGAGCCGTCTCACCATACCTTTGACGTTGTAGAACAGACGCTCCTAAACGATCTCGCCGTCCCGCCATGTGGCGACCGTGCGAACTCGAGGTGCGCGGTCTTCCCGGGCTGGACCACATTTCCATCAACACCCTTCATCGGCCTCTTCAATGAGGCCATCCAATCGGCCACGGTGCACGCGTGGTCCCCGTAACCGAAAGCGATCTTGTAGGGGGTCGTTAAGAAGACTGTGTTGAAGTTCTTGAAGAACTCCACCGCCTGGAGATAGTGATCATAGCGTCCCTTCGTCGGTTCAGGTTGATTAGGCCAGTAGACCTTGACGTCCTCCTTATGCCTCTTCCTGAAGGTCTCCCACCGGGGGCTATAGGGACCGGCGTTCCAAGCATCATCCAAGGTCTTCATCAATCGCAAGTTCCCCTCAGCGCTCGTCAGAATCACCATCTATCGTTTCATCAGAACACTATGTAACAATTGTCTAGCGCCCGGCCAGTGCGGCCGCGGGTAATGAACATGCCACCCTTGGGACCTTCGACCGAGTGCCGTCTCCTAATCCTTTAATATGGAGGGATTAATCCGTGACGCGAAGGATTGGGCATGGCCAAGAAAATAATAGTCATTGGTTCAGGTGCAGCAGGAATGACCGCGGCGTCCGCAGCGAGGGAGACGGACAGCGAGGCGGAGATAACAGTGTTCACCGAGGAGGAGCACATCTCGTACTCGCCCTGCGCGATCCCCTTCGTCCTGGAGGGGCGGATCAAGGACTTCTCATCGATCATCATGCACGATCCCGAGTTCTACCGCCGGGATAGGAACATCAGTGTTCGAACGCGTACTAAGGTCGTGGCCGCCGATGCGGACAAGCATACGGTCACTCTGGCCGATGGAGAGACCCTGCCCTACGACTCCCTGGTTCTGGCGACAGGGGGCACGGTGTTCGTTCCGCCCATAGCGGGCATCGACCTCCCAGGAGTTTTCCGGGTGCGCTTCATCAAGGATGGGATGGACATACAGGCCGCGCTGCCCTCGGTGCGTTCGGTCGTGGTCGCGGGGGCGGGGGTCATCGGCCTGGAGGTCGCAGTGGCACTGCGGCACGCGGGCAAGGAGGTCACGGTGGTGGAGATGTTCCCGCAGATCATCCCCCGTATCTGCGATCAGGATGTGGCCAAGGAGGTCCAGTCATACTGTGAGGGCCTGGGCATAAAGTTCCGCATGGGCACGCCCCTGGGCTCCGTATGTGGTGAGAACAAGGTGGAGAAGGTGGTCGTGGGGAAGGAGGAGATATTCTGTGACATGGTCATCATGGCCACAGGCGTGAGGGCCAACCTCGAGCTCCCGAACCTCCTAGGCCTGGAGATCGGGGCTTTGGGTGCCGTCAGGACCTCTCCCACCCTTCAGCCGTACAAGAAGGGCAGATTAGTAAAGGACATCTATCTCGCGGGCGACGTCGTCATGTGCCAAAGTGCGGCCGTTCCTGGACCAACCATGAGCCAGTTGGGGGCCACGGCAGTGAGGCAGGGGCGGGTCGCGGGGATGAATGCCGCCGGTGGTCGCGCCCTGTTCCCTGAGGTCTTGAGCGCCTGGATCTCTCAGATTGGCGACCTTCAGGTGGGCGGCACAGGCCTGTCGCGGGGATTGGCCGACTACTACGGCCTGGACGTGGTGGAGGCCAAGGCGGAGGGTCTCACGCGTGCCCGTTACTACCCCGGAGG
Above is a window of Methanomassiliicoccus sp. DNA encoding:
- a CDS encoding DUF5611 family protein is translated as MEFDIKKGKGAALEGDGLKNLMKDIFGKVTEENGAYVTSFGATSRFEVKLISKSILSVASTSDKGASLDAMKQSNQKYNEFMERATGFTTKERSKRLQKKAKEGKL
- a CDS encoding archaeosine biosynthesis radical SAM protein RaSEA translates to MSLEDLQSPVSIWKEQDVIDGERVDAFVAILRTTGCWWSWQKGCLMCGYNSASSRQVTSQHLRSQLAQASQRYKGEKMVKIYTSGSFLDPREVPLDIRGEIFSTFQGADRVLVESRPEFITEENLQGVDPRAAVAIGLESANEEVLRKCVRKGFTVKDYTAAANVLREARLPLRTYLLLKPPYLTERAAVEDTIASIAYAAPLSESVSINPVNVQRDTVVDALWRKGSYRPPWAWSLVEVLRMGRRMTDTRLISSPSGGGTVRGVHNCDRCDRKILDAVQHFSFSQDLDHLEVPECGCRQHWLALMDLQDALGTSVDVDRYLSDELEFD
- a CDS encoding FAD-dependent oxidoreductase, with protein sequence MAKKIIVIGSGAAGMTAASAARETDSEAEITVFTEEEHISYSPCAIPFVLEGRIKDFSSIIMHDPEFYRRDRNISVRTRTKVVAADADKHTVTLADGETLPYDSLVLATGGTVFVPPIAGIDLPGVFRVRFIKDGMDIQAALPSVRSVVVAGAGVIGLEVAVALRHAGKEVTVVEMFPQIIPRICDQDVAKEVQSYCEGLGIKFRMGTPLGSVCGENKVEKVVVGKEEIFCDMVIMATGVRANLELPNLLGLEIGALGAVRTSPTLQPYKKGRLVKDIYLAGDVVMCQSAAVPGPTMSQLGATAVRQGRVAGMNAAGGRALFPEVLSAWISQIGDLQVGGTGLSRGLADYYGLDVVEAKAEGLTRARYYPGGMPLTVKLIAERESHRIVGGQIVAGEEVTGRVNWLTAAIFKGTTVEEFVTSFENAYCPPTSMVKDVVNVAAERLLERL